The following are encoded in a window of Bacteroidales bacterium genomic DNA:
- a CDS encoding DNA-directed RNA polymerase subunit alpha yields MAILNFQKPDKVIQVESDDRKGIFEFRPLEPGYGITIGNALRRILLSSLEGFSITGVKFDNVLHEFSTIPGVVEDVVDIVLNLKQVRLKRQIEDVNSEHVNVVFQGQDVITADDFNKFLSGFQVLNPDLVICHLDPTVKLSFEINIEKGRGYVSAEDLKPASENIGYITMDATFTPIKNVSYLVENYRVEQKTDFEKLIITIQTDGSILPKDALKEAASILIQHFVLFSDEKIDIDVPEKVAVDDYDDDYLHMRHVLKTKLSDLDLSVRALNCLKAADVETLGELVTFNKNDLLKFRNFGKKSLAELEMLVKNKNLHFGMNVSKYKLDKD; encoded by the coding sequence ATGGCAATTCTGAATTTTCAAAAACCAGACAAAGTCATTCAAGTAGAATCTGATGATCGCAAGGGGATCTTTGAGTTTAGACCTCTAGAACCTGGTTATGGTATTACGATTGGTAATGCTTTGCGACGTATTTTGTTATCTTCTCTCGAAGGCTTTAGCATCACAGGTGTTAAATTTGACAATGTTTTACATGAATTTTCAACAATTCCTGGAGTAGTTGAAGATGTTGTTGATATTGTTTTAAACTTAAAACAAGTTAGATTAAAACGTCAAATAGAAGATGTAAATTCTGAACATGTTAATGTTGTTTTCCAAGGTCAAGATGTAATTACTGCCGACGATTTTAATAAATTCCTTTCAGGATTTCAAGTGTTGAACCCAGATTTAGTAATATGTCATTTAGACCCGACTGTTAAATTAAGTTTTGAAATTAATATTGAGAAGGGTCGCGGTTATGTTTCTGCAGAAGATTTAAAACCTGCATCTGAAAACATTGGGTATATAACTATGGATGCTACTTTTACTCCTATTAAAAATGTTAGTTACCTAGTAGAAAATTATCGTGTTGAACAGAAAACGGATTTTGAAAAACTAATAATTACAATTCAAACTGATGGCTCTATATTGCCAAAAGATGCATTAAAAGAAGCGGCTTCTATATTGATTCAACATTTTGTTCTGTTTTCAGATGAAAAAATCGACATTGATGTTCCTGAAAAAGTTGCAGTTGATGACTATGATGATGATTATTTACACATGAGGCATGTGCTTAAAACCAAGTTGTCCGATTTGGATTTGAGTGTTAGAGCCTTAAATTGCTTAAAAGCTGCTGACGTTGAAACTCTTGGAGAACTTGTTACTTTTAATAAAAACGACCTCTTGAAGTTTAGAAATTTTGGTAAAAAATCGTTGGCTGAATTAGAAATGCTTGTGAAAAATAAAAACTTGCATTTTGGAATGAATGTTTCAAAATATAAATTGGATAAGGATTAA
- the rplQ gene encoding 50S ribosomal protein L17 — translation MRHKHGFNKLGRKAAHREAMLSNMAASLIIHKRITTTLQKAKALRSFVEPIITLTKEDSMHHRRLAFKHLQNKEAVKELFREIANKVADRPGGYTRILKTGRRAGDNAELCMMELVDYNELLLAAKEARKTTQGRTRRSRGKKADSVSETKSAVADEVVETKVEETKASEAKAEEPKTVEAKAEEAKVEEPKAEETKDVEAKVADTKVEEPKAEDTNLEKDNSSEESKTE, via the coding sequence ATGAGACACAAACACGGATTTAATAAACTTGGAAGAAAAGCTGCTCATCGTGAAGCTATGTTGTCAAATATGGCTGCTTCTCTTATAATTCATAAACGTATCACTACAACTTTACAGAAAGCAAAAGCTCTTCGCAGTTTTGTAGAGCCAATTATAACTCTTACAAAAGAAGATTCTATGCATCATAGACGCTTGGCTTTTAAACATCTGCAAAATAAAGAAGCTGTTAAAGAATTATTCCGCGAAATTGCAAATAAAGTAGCTGATAGACCTGGCGGTTACACTCGTATTTTAAAAACAGGTAGGCGTGCTGGTGATAATGCTGAACTTTGCATGATGGAATTGGTTGACTATAACGAATTACTATTAGCAGCTAAAGAAGCAAGGAAAACCACTCAAGGACGTACTAGACGTTCAAGAGGTAAGAAAGCTGATAGCGTGTCCGAAACTAAGAGTGCTGTTGCTGACGAAGTTGTAGAAACAAAAGTTGAAGAGACAAAAGCCTCAGAAGCTAAAGCCGAAGAGCCAAAAACTGTAGAAGCAAAAGCTGAAGAAGCAAAAGTTGAAGAGCCCAAGGCTGAAGAAACAAAAGATGTAGAGGCTAAAGTAGCAGACACTAAAGTTGAAGAGCCTAAAGCTGAGGACACTAATCTTGAAAAAGATAATTCATCTGAAGAATCTAAAACCGAATAA
- the rpsD gene encoding 30S ribosomal protein S4 produces MARYIGPKSKIARRFQEPIYGYDKNLERKKYPPGQHGLSKRRRKISEYGIQLAEKQKAKYTYGILERQFKKIFLLASAKKGVTGAILLQLIESRLDNVVYRLGIAKTRDGARQLVSHKHLEVNGKVVNIPSYLLRPGDVVSVREKSKNLQVVTNSLEGRSSNQYSWLEWDGEKLEGKFLNYPEREVIPEPINEQLIVELYNK; encoded by the coding sequence ATGGCTAGATATATTGGACCAAAATCAAAAATTGCCCGTAGATTTCAAGAACCAATTTACGGATATGATAAAAATCTTGAACGTAAGAAATATCCCCCAGGACAACATGGGCTTTCTAAACGTAGAAGAAAAATTTCTGAATATGGTATTCAGCTTGCTGAAAAGCAAAAAGCTAAATATACTTACGGTATTTTAGAACGTCAATTTAAAAAAATATTTTTATTGGCTTCAGCAAAAAAAGGTGTTACAGGTGCTATCCTTTTACAACTAATTGAATCAAGACTTGATAATGTTGTTTATCGCCTTGGTATTGCAAAAACACGCGATGGAGCACGCCAACTTGTAAGCCATAAACATCTTGAAGTAAATGGCAAAGTTGTGAACATCCCTTCTTATTTACTACGTCCTGGTGATGTTGTTTCTGTAAGAGAGAAATCTAAAAACTTGCAAGTTGTTACTAATTCTTTAGAAGGACGTAGCAGTAACCAATACAGTTGGTTAGAATGGGATGGCGAAAAATTAGAAGGTAAGTTTTTAAACTATCCTGAACGTGAAGTTATTCCTGAGCCAATTAATGAACAATTAATTGTTGAATTATACAATAAATAA
- the rpsK gene encoding 30S ribosomal protein S11: MAKQTKTVKKRKVKVEPFGNAFVRASFNNVIISLTNEDGQVISWSSAGKMGFRGSKKNTPYAAQVSAEDCAKVAFDAGLRKVKVYVNGPGAGRESAIRSIHGAGIEVTEIVDVTPIPHNGCRPPKRRRV, from the coding sequence ATGGCAAAACAAACTAAAACGGTCAAAAAACGTAAGGTTAAAGTTGAACCTTTTGGCAATGCATTTGTCAGAGCTTCATTTAACAATGTTATTATTTCGTTGACTAACGAAGATGGACAAGTAATTTCTTGGTCATCAGCAGGTAAAATGGGTTTTAGAGGAAGTAAGAAAAATACTCCCTATGCTGCACAAGTGTCTGCTGAGGATTGCGCAAAAGTAGCTTTTGATGCTGGACTTAGAAAAGTAAAAGTGTATGTAAATGGACCGGGAGCCGGAAGAGAGAGTGCTATTAGAAGCATTCATGGTGCCGGTATTGAAGTTACAGAAATTGTTGATGTAACTCCTATTCCTCATAATGGATGTCGTCCACCAAAACGTAGAAGGGTATAA